The Lycium barbarum isolate Lr01 chromosome 12, ASM1917538v2, whole genome shotgun sequence genome includes a region encoding these proteins:
- the LOC132621998 gene encoding NAC domain-containing protein 83-like isoform X1 yields MQEAKSGKVGSLNLPIGFRFHPTDEELLVHYLTRKIFSMPLPALIIPEVLDVFDSFPYDLPAGDLREKRYFFSKTNGDINSKGCSRLIAGRDCSGYWKAVGQDQLIVVPISGTGTGISSQQQQLVIGTLKTLRFYQAKHSGFLRTRWCMHQYSLVNLSPSDQNVNMTQVGDWSIFRIYQKKLLISKNGRAKANVVVEQCNKTSTRKRPINAVLQDKEEFQLGIPPPSSTSSTKSAVTDISSNQSLELDQEVTSCHFRF; encoded by the exons ATGCAGGAGGCAAAATCTGGGAAAGTTGGGAGCTTAAATCTGCCCATTGGATTTAGGTTTCATCCCACTGATGAAGAGCTCTTGGTTCACTACTTGACcagaaaaatattttccatgcCTTTGCCTGCCTTAATCATCCCTGAAGTACTGGATGTTTTCGACTCTTTTCCTTATGACTTGCCTG CAGGGGACTTAAGGGAGAAGAGGTATTTTTTCAGCAAAACAAATGGAGATATAAACAGCAAGGGGTGCAGCAGATTGATCGCTGGCAGGGATTGTTCTGGTTACTGGAAGGCCGTTGGCCAAGACCAGCTAATTGTTGTGCCAATTTCGGGTACTGGAACTGGAAtaagcagccaacaacaacagcTAGTTATTGGGACGTTAAAAACCCTTCGATTTTACCAAGCAAAGCATTCTGGATTTTTAAGAACTCGTTGGTGTATGCACCAGTATTCCCTTGTTAACCTTTCCCCATCTGATCAG AATGTTAACATGACTCAAGTAGGAGATTGGAGCATCTTTCGCATATACCAGAAGAAATTACTAATATCCAAGAACGGAAGGgctaaggctaatgttgttgttgaGCAATGTAACAAAACTAGTACGCGAAAGAGGCCTATTAATGCAGTGTTGCAGGACAAGGAGGAGTTCCAATTAGGCATTCCTCCACCCTCTTCTACTTCCTCTACAAAATCAGCAGTAACTGATATCTCTTCTAATCAATCACTGGAATTAGATCAAGAAGTAACCAGTTGCCACTTcagattttga
- the LOC132621998 gene encoding NAC domain-containing protein 83-like isoform X2 translates to MQEAKSGKVGSLNLPIGFRFHPTDEELLVHYLTRKIFSMPLPALIIPEVLDVFDSFPYDLPGDLREKRYFFSKTNGDINSKGCSRLIAGRDCSGYWKAVGQDQLIVVPISGTGTGISSQQQQLVIGTLKTLRFYQAKHSGFLRTRWCMHQYSLVNLSPSDQNVNMTQVGDWSIFRIYQKKLLISKNGRAKANVVVEQCNKTSTRKRPINAVLQDKEEFQLGIPPPSSTSSTKSAVTDISSNQSLELDQEVTSCHFRF, encoded by the exons ATGCAGGAGGCAAAATCTGGGAAAGTTGGGAGCTTAAATCTGCCCATTGGATTTAGGTTTCATCCCACTGATGAAGAGCTCTTGGTTCACTACTTGACcagaaaaatattttccatgcCTTTGCCTGCCTTAATCATCCCTGAAGTACTGGATGTTTTCGACTCTTTTCCTTATGACTTGCCTG GGGACTTAAGGGAGAAGAGGTATTTTTTCAGCAAAACAAATGGAGATATAAACAGCAAGGGGTGCAGCAGATTGATCGCTGGCAGGGATTGTTCTGGTTACTGGAAGGCCGTTGGCCAAGACCAGCTAATTGTTGTGCCAATTTCGGGTACTGGAACTGGAAtaagcagccaacaacaacagcTAGTTATTGGGACGTTAAAAACCCTTCGATTTTACCAAGCAAAGCATTCTGGATTTTTAAGAACTCGTTGGTGTATGCACCAGTATTCCCTTGTTAACCTTTCCCCATCTGATCAG AATGTTAACATGACTCAAGTAGGAGATTGGAGCATCTTTCGCATATACCAGAAGAAATTACTAATATCCAAGAACGGAAGGgctaaggctaatgttgttgttgaGCAATGTAACAAAACTAGTACGCGAAAGAGGCCTATTAATGCAGTGTTGCAGGACAAGGAGGAGTTCCAATTAGGCATTCCTCCACCCTCTTCTACTTCCTCTACAAAATCAGCAGTAACTGATATCTCTTCTAATCAATCACTGGAATTAGATCAAGAAGTAACCAGTTGCCACTTcagattttga
- the LOC132622133 gene encoding glycerophosphodiester phosphodiesterase GDPD1, chloroplastic has translation MALKAVHVSDVPYLDQVPEKASLALYSTRFSQGVEIGRTSFKPSKFLVVGHRGNGMNLLQSADRRMKAVKENSILSFNAAANYPIDFIEFDVQVTKDDCPVIFHDDFILTQENGTIYERRVTELTLAEFLSYGPQREEGLAGKPLMRKTKDGKIVSWTVETDDSACTLKEAFEKVNPSVGFNIELKFDDHIVYQQDYLVRVLQAVLHVVLEYANGRPIIFSSFQPDAALLVKKLQTTYPVFFLTNGGTEIYYDVRRNSLEEATKLCLEGGLEGIVSEVKGIFRNPGAVNQIKESKLSLLTYGKLNNVPEAVYMQHLMGIDGVIVDFVEEVTEAVCKLVKKPEDVEDEILLEGEEKVQNRPQFSQRELSFLLKLIPELIQ, from the exons ATGGCTCTTAAAGCCGTTCATGTTTCCGATGTTCCTTATCTAGATCAAGTCCCTGAGAAAGCTTCTCTTGCTTTATATTCCACCCGTTTCTCTCAAG GGGTTGAAATTGGAAGAACATCGTTCAAGCCATCGAAATTTCTAGTGGTTGGCCACAGAGGGAACGGGATGAATTTGTTGCAATCGGCTGACAGGAGAATGAAGGCCGTTAAGGAAAATTCCATTCTTTCATTCAATGCAGCTGCTAATTACCCCATCGATTTTATTGAATTTGACGTTCAG GTGACAAAGGATGATTGCCCTGTCATTTTTCACGACGACTTCATCCTCACTCAAGAAAAT GGTACAATTTATGAAAGGAGAGTTACCGAATTGACCCTCGCTGAATTTCTTAGCTATGGACCCCAAAGAGAAGAGGGTCTCGCTGGAAAACCTTTAATGAGGAAAACGAAAGATGGAAAGATTGTTAGCTGGACTGTTGAAACTGATGATTCAGCATGTACCTTAAAAGAAGCGTTTGAGAAAGTTAATCCATCTGTTGGCTTCAACATCGAGCTCAAATTTGATGACCACATTGTTTATCAACAAGACTACCTCGTCCGCGTTCTTCAAGCTGTCTTACATGTTGTCTTAGAGTATGCTAATGGAAGACCAATTATTTTCTCAAGTTTCCAGCCTGATGCTGCTCTGCTTGTCAAGAAACTCCAGACTACTTATCCT GTATTTTTCCTAACAAATGGAGGTACAGAGATTTACTATGATGTTAGAAGGAACTCCTTGGAGGAGGCCACTAAATTGTGTTTAGAGGGTGGTCTGGAAGGGATTGTTTCAGAAGTTAAAGGCATCTTTAGGAATCCAGGAGCAGTTAACCAGATCAAAGAGTCGAAGCTATCTCTTTTGACATATGGCAAATTGAA TAATGTGCCTGAAGCTGTGTATATGCAACATTTGATGGGAATTGATGGAGTGATAGTGGATTTTGTTGAAGAAGTAACAGAGGCTGTGTGTAAGTTAGTGAAGAAGCCAGAGGATGTTGAAGATGAGATATTGCTGGAAGGGGAGGAAAAAGTTCAAAATAGACCTCAATTCTCACAAAGGGAATTGTCTTTTCTGCTCAAGCTTATCCCTGAATTGATACAATAA
- the LOC132624778 gene encoding uncharacterized protein LOC132624778, translating to MGKVEKEDIRVKEYLDSVGRAKWARLYCPVNRAWTLTSNIAESINAELVIPSTEYLCMIIDEGRSFIVCIEKKTCSCKMFQPCPHAWVVLERKILTVDNYCSNLYKPETVMKTYDVPIYSLPDQSEWNVPVYISDEVVFPPRYMRPPGRPKKKRDKSLSELFSNTRTNSCSICGHAGHNRRSCRNDPQRK from the exons ATGGGAAAGGTTGAGAAGGAGGATATTCGTGTGAAGGAGTACTTGGATTCAGTGGGAAGGGCAAAGTGGGCTAGGCTTTATTGTCCAGTTAACCGAGCATGGACATTAACATCAAATATTGCTGAGTCCATTAATGCGGAACTC GTAATTCCATCAACAGAATACTTGTGCATGATAATTGATGAAGGGAGGAGTTTCATTGTTTGTATTGAAAAGAAAACTTGCAGTTGCAAAATGTTCCAACCCTGCCCCCATGCTTGGGTTGTTCTTGAGAGGAAAATTCTCACTGTCGACAACTACTGCTCAAACTTGTACAAACCAGAAACTGTGATGAAGACTTATGATGTCCCAATTTATTCGTTACCAGATCAGAGTGAGTGGAATGTGCCTGTATACATTTCAGATGAGGTAGTTTTTCCACCGAGGTACATGAGACCTCCTGGAAGGCCAAAAAAGAAGCGCGATAAGTCTTTATCTGAATTGTTTTCAAatacacgtacaaactcatgcAGTATATGTGGACATGCAGGGCACAATAGGCGCTCTTGTAGGAATGACCCTCAAAGAAAGTAG